From Anopheles funestus chromosome 3RL, idAnoFuneDA-416_04, whole genome shotgun sequence, a single genomic window includes:
- the LOC125768960 gene encoding protein stunted-like gives MAAWRAAGLNYINYSNIAARLVRKALKPELRAQAARREESHIALTKWQNGKPVEKIAT, from the coding sequence ATGGCTGCCTGGAGAGCGGCGGGATTGAACTACATCAACTATTCTAATATTGCGGCACGATTGGTACGAAAAGCGTTAAAGCCTGAATTACGTGCGCAAGCAGCACGACGGGAAGAATCGCACATCGCACTGACCAAATGGCAGAATGGAAAACCCGTGGAAAAGATTGCCACTTAG